The Ahaetulla prasina isolate Xishuangbanna chromosome 3, ASM2864084v1, whole genome shotgun sequence genome window below encodes:
- the LOC131194454 gene encoding ferric-chelate reductase 1-like has protein sequence MKSSRITFIAWLLVCLSDQSAGYPNGKVSESCDSMLPFHGGSPQKFPKHTIKVNVTEFKPGDRVKVSFSGPTFEGFLLQARNADRLEDPAIGSFALADRRRSQLLRCGHVKNSAVSHTSESKKDHMDAYWIAPRDAPKNIQFLVTVVQKFIIYWVKIPGPKISQPSILPLTTIMSTNWTTPTSLPVSSLSQPFNSSDCGERKFCVRNPAHCDPKANNCFFLSFKQDDDSVWIEMSGPSEGYIAFALSHDQWMGGGDDAYLCITEVYCADIRTALLVGRSYPEFDSRNGLENISWRLADGLIQCSFRRRIHLPASTRRYNLDANYYIFLADGEISTEGEIYKHQQQPLITNGKYNVLGPLKDIGGSRSPLLIKIHGALMFVGWITTVGTGVIVARFFKFVWPNTLLFGEEIWFQIHRSLMVITILVTSTSFVLPFIYRGGWSKQAGFHPYFGCTVMALTLFQPLMAAFRPPLQAPRRQIFSWLHWSAGTTARILAVVTIFLGMDLPALNLPLWDTYAMIGFVAWHVGIDVLLEFHGYCLIRKVEVLEDDRVQLLQSISSVEAQGHTFKKAMLFIYICGNIAFLVAFITAVVQV, from the exons ATGAAATCTTCCAGAATAACTTTTATTGCTTGGTTGCTCGTGTGCCTTTCGGATCAATCAGCTGGTTACCCAAATGGAAAAGTATCCGAATCCTGTGACTCTATGTTGCCTTTTCATGGAGGGTCGCCTCAGAAATTTCCCAAGCACACCATTAAAGTGAACGTGACAGAATTTAAGCCAGGAGATCGTGTGAAAG TTAGTTTTTCTGGGCCTACATTTGAAGGCTTTTTGCTACAAGCTCGCAATGCTGACCGCTTGGAAGACCCGGCCATTGGTTCTTTTGCATTAGCTGATCGGAGACGATCCCAGCTCCTTAGATGTGGACACGTAAAG AACTCAGCTGTTAGTCACACCAGTGAATCTAAGAAAGACCATATGGATGCGTATTGGATTGCTCCTAGAGATGCACCAAAGAACATACAATTTCT AGTCACAGTTGTACAGAAATTCATTATCTACTGGGTAAAAATTCCTGGTCCTAAGATTTCTCAGCCTAGTATACTTCCTTTGACAACAATAATGTCTACTAATTGGACCACTCCAACATCCTTACCTGTCTCTTCCCTAAGCCAACCA TTCAATTCTTCAGACTGTGGAGAACGCAAGTTCTGTGTGAGAAATCCAGCACACTGTGACCCTAAAGCCAACAAttgcttctttctctccttcaagcAAGATGATGACTCTGTATGGATTGAAATGAGTGGTCCCAGTGAAGGCTATATTGCCTTTGCATTATCTCATGATCAATGGATG ggtggtggtgatgatgcatATCTTTGCATTACTGAAGTTTATTGTGCTGACATCAGgacagctttgctggttgggcgATCTTATCCAGAATTTGACTCGAGG AATGGTTTGGAGAATATATCTTGGAGACTGGCTGACGGCCTTATCCAGTGTTCTTTCAGAAGAAGAATTCACCTTCCAGCTTCTACAAGAAGATATAATCTGGATGCAAACTATTACATATTTCTGGCTGATGGTGAAATCAGTACAG AAGGTGAAATCTACAAACACCAGCAGCAGCCCCTGATTACAAATGGAAAATACAACGTTCTAGGTCCATTAAAAGATATTGGAGGATCCCGCTCTCCACTCCTGATCAAAATCCATG gtgCACTAATGTTCGTTGGATGGATAACTACAGTTGGCACAGGAGTGATCGTTGCCCGGTTTTTCAAGTTTGTCTGGCCTAATACTCTACTGTTTGGAGAAGAAATTTGGTTTCAG ATCCATCGTTCGTTGATGGTGATAACAATATTGGTCACAAGCACATCTTTTGTTCTTCCTTTTATATATCGAGGAGGCTGGAGTAAA caaGCAGGTTTTCACCCCTATTTTGGCTGCACTGTGATGGCTCTGACACTCTTTCAGCCTCTTATGGCGGCGTTCAGACCCCCTCTACAAGCACCAAG AAGGCAGATTTTCAGCTGGTTACATTGGAGCGCTGGCACAACTGCTAGAATATTAGCTG TGGTAACAATATTCCTGGGAATGGACTTGCCAGCTCTCAACCTTCCTTTATGGGATACTTACGCAATGATTGGATTTGTAGCTTGGCATGTTGGGATTGATGTGCTTCTGGAGTTTCATGGCTACTGCCTCATCCGCAAAG TTGAGGTGTTGGAAGATGACAGGGTACAATTATTGCAATCCATATCTTCTGTAGAAGCCCAG GGCCATACCTTTAAAAAAGCAATGCTGTTTATCTACATTTGTGGCAACATAGCATTTCTTGTCGCCTTCATAACAGCAGTTGTGCAAGTATGA